The Bos indicus x Bos taurus breed Angus x Brahman F1 hybrid chromosome 15, Bos_hybrid_MaternalHap_v2.0, whole genome shotgun sequence genome includes a window with the following:
- the LOC113905024 gene encoding olfactory receptor 2AG1-like: MELYNSTLESGFVLVGILTDSGSPRLLCITISVLYTLALTSNGLLFMVITMDARLHVPMYLLLSQLSLMDLMLTSVVIPKMLVDYLRGKNAISFEGCALQMFLVLTLGGAEGLLLAFMAYDRYVAICNPLNYMVLMSPRVCWLMMATPWTLAFLNSVMHTSYTMHFLFCMTREIRHLFCEIPPLMKLACADTSRYEFMVYVSGSIFLMPSLAAILASYTFVLAAVLHMSSGEGRQKALFTCSSHLTVVGMYYGAAMFMYVQPSSHHSPQQDNINRMYIEVFYSVIASMMNPFIYSLRNKDVKQAFRKLFGRQSPLEPMISPIQMHMVALLARTVMCGTSDSSKDDTSSVYHARFLSKDRCWLRELDGEEHCLHQNSQVFSCEFSGNHPESVEKVKQEENTYVAGVEGMGTYLINFNFIIVGVEN, encoded by the exons atggaGCTCTATAACTCCACCTTGGAAAGTGGTTTCGTCTTGGTGGGGATTCTGACTGACAGTGGGTCTCCCAGACTGCTCTGCATTACAATCTCAGTCCTGTATACACTGGCCCTCACCAGCAATGGCCTGCTGTTCATGGTCATCACAATGGATGCCCGGCTCCATGTGCCCATGTACCTCCTGCTCAGCCAGCTTTCTCTCATGGATTTGATGCTTACATCTGTAGTTATTCCTAAAATGCTTGTGGATTATCTGCGTGGAAAGAATGCCATCTCCTTTGAGGGCTGTGCCCTTCAGATGTTCCTAGTACTGACCCTGGGTGGTGCAGAGGGCCTCTTACTGGCCTTCATGGCCTATGACAGGTATGTGGCCATTTGTAATCCTCTGAACTACATGGTCCTCATGAGCCCAAGGGTCTGCTGGCTCATGATGGCCACCCCTTGGACCCTGGCATTCCTGAATTCTGTGATGCACACTTCATATAccatgcattttcttttctgcatGACCCGGGAAATCAGGCACCTCTTCTGTGAGATCCCACCCTTGATGAAATTGGCCTGTGCAGATACCTCCAGATATGAGTTCATGGTGTATGTGTCAGGTTCCATCTTTCTCATGCCTTCCCTTGCTGCTATTCTTGCCTCCTATACGTTTGTCCTAGCTGCTGTCCTCCACATGTCCTCAGGAGAGGGAAGGCAGAAAGCCCTCTTCACGTGTTCTTCTCATCTGACTGTGGTGGGAATGTACTATGGAGCTGCCATGTTTATGTATGTCCAGCCCAGCTCCCACCACAGTCCCCAACAGGACAACATCAACAGGATGTATATTGAGG TGTTCTATTCAGTCATAGCATCTATGATGAACCCATTCATTTATAGCCTAAGGAACAAAGATGTTAAGCAGGCATTTAGAAAACTATTTGGAAGACAGAGTCCCTTAGAGCCAATGATCTCT CCAATTCAGATGCACATGGTGGCGCTGTTGGCTCGGACAGTAATGTGTGGGACCTCAGATTCCAGTAAGGATGATACATCTTCTGTATATCACGCACGGTTTCTCTCCAAGGATCGTTGCTGGCTAAGGGAACTAGATGGAGAGGAACACTGCCTACATCAGAACTCTCAG GTATTTTCCTGTGAGTTCAGTGGGAATCACCCAGAGAGTGTGGAAAAAGTGAAACAGGAAGAGAACACCTATGTAGCCGGGGTGGAAG